ATATAGACATGTTCTGAAAACAAACGAAagcatattttaaaataaaagattaaaatacTACTAGTAAGTATTTTAATCTCATTCTGTTGAAAAATACTCTCATaggtgtatgtttggtttcaattatGGAGCAAccagaattgattctaaacgtgtagaattgattctgtgtATGTTTGGTTGAGAGTTAGAAATGGTTAAACGCACGCTTGGTCATTAAGAACGTGATTTTATCCGCTAGCATGTTGTTTGGCTTTATAAAGTGGAATCAATTTTATGCTTCAGAATTGAGTTTAAGGGAAGCAAAAAAGTGTAGCTTCTGCGTTTTTCCGAATCGATTATAAATCCAATGTCAGTGGATGTTGTATATTCCCCACACTACCCTTTAACTATACCCATGTTAcgattttaaaattgatttgtaaAAACCTGTAGTTAACTTCAATTACAGTtggtcaaataaaaaattgccagttataattttttttgaaaatttggtatCCGGCGTTAAGACCGAATAATTTAAGGGGATCAATTCCACCGTCCACTTGCGAGGCCCATTTaaagcagatttttttttgCTCTCTATgaacttagcccaccgaaattggcacaaGGGGAATCAAACTTGAGACCTTGATAGAAGTATACTCCAAGGACCAAGTGAATTATAATTAGTGTCACAATAACTTTTGTTGGGGAATTATTGTATAAGCTTTTTACTGTACCATTTTACATACTACATGccttttattgatttttttttctaatctatatacaattttattattaaatattttttacaaaaaatttatcattaaatttaatattgcAATTTGTACcaaattcttttaaatattgcaatataaattaaaataattatctatattgataatttttagataaaatgaATGTGTGCTCATTCCATATTTATCTTGATATTGTATATTATACCCTTTTGGTAATTTCCACATTTAAAagcaattttaatttcaaattacaAAACAATATTAAAGGTTGAGAATCACTTTTAgataatgtatccaaacataaatcaattctgaccaactcacttttaactaaaattaattatgtcaaactcaattttaccaaactcaattctaatcaccgctaaaccaaacacacactaaattctttgttcaactcacttttgtatcaatatatccaaacataaattaatcatgtcaaactcaattctatcaaaattaattttatcaaactcaattctgtcaaaatcaattttgttcacCGCAGAACCAAAGACATAGTACTTAGGAATTGCCTACGTTTTTCTTTCTCCCCATCCCTCCAAAATTCTTCCCTCTATTTCTATATAAACAATTAGTATAGTTCTTAAAAGTGTTGTGGCACCACATAATCACAGACCCACCATATTATTGCAATATTTGTCTTTGGTTGTTTGatcttaaatatgaaaaaaaaaattagtgtatATAAATGTGTATAATTTGTGAGTATACATTCAATGATACTATtcatcttttaaaataaattagtagTGTTAATAGatgatatattttgaaatattgttGGTGTTCTTGAAGTTGTCAACCATTTTGTCAATTAGTTCAAATATCTTAAAATTGAAAGGTCTGGCGACGGGCATGGAGAATCTTCCATAAGACATTTAACAATCATGATGCATGTTTTTTAATTGTCCATAAGAGATTCTGATAATATGAGAGTCTAATAGCCATAAGAGATTTAaggtataaattttttaattgtccatttgttttttatttttgtggagATTGAGTCATCTGGCTCAACATTTAGACCGTTTTTATATAGATTGAATTATCTAGTTAAATTTGAATCAGTTATATGGTTCCGTCAATAACTCAACTATTTTGACTAATGATCTATTGATCCCGTGACCTTATTGGGTCGATGACCTAACCAAATTTTACAATTAGAAAGCATATGGAATAGAAATGTATTTAACACACTAACAGCAGACACAACTTTCAATTTCAACGACTGATCTTAAATTAACGTCTAAAATCATTTTATACTAATTTTAATGTTGTAGTACTAAATTTAAACCGTTTAATCTTAATTTAATTAGCGGCGTGCATTACTTCATCATGTCATATTGTCATGTATAATTGCCATAATTTCCTTAATGCATGGAATCTGGATCGGTCTTGGAAGACAAGAAGTAAAAGTAGTTTCATGGTTTGAAATGCTGGTACCAATTCTAGTAGCAGGTCTGTCAGATTTTTTTCAGTAGTATCTACTAGTGCCTGCCTAGTATGACCTACCGTCCTACCCTGCCAGCCATTAATTGTTCTTAATTAACCTGGACCaacgaagaaaaagaaaaaaagtgaaaagCACTTTAAAGGGCCCAGCCAATGGCTGGTCAATTCCAATATCTAAACGGGCCCATTAACAACTAACTCAGCCCATCCATTGTCCTTCCAAATTCATCATTATTTTAAATTGGTACTACTAACCTTcttttttagaaaaacaaaGTTATTGTTGATCATCTTTAAGTAGtaggggtggttttagggtcaattttgacccaaaatcacccatcataattgttttttttttcttttttatttaaataaatcttcacattgatcaagtttttttttttttttttttgtgatttcgccgTTTGAGTGTGGCATTGTGTTGTTCATTGTCTTGTGCGACAtttttgttgtcccgtattgttgcggtgttcatttgatttctattgaaaagatcggcttcagtcaattacagattcaacTCAATGATTTAGGTTTCAACGCTGCAGATTCGGAGGCATCGATATTtcggtgactttaactttatcatattatttgttgtaggcattttgccgttgtatgctattaactcggatgctgtgagttttgttcgcagattcatcctttatgTTTTTAGCGAGGTTGATTATGTGGTTATAtttgatgtaatctatcaatttaaatgaatgaaatttcattttgttattgtcaaaaaaaaatctttagtttAACCAacaaatatcaaaatatcaatatCGATATTATTAGATTAAACATATATCTAAATTCGTATTCAAAATTTCATAGTTGTACATGTGCATTTTTAGGCAATACTTATCCCTTCtttcaaaaagaaataaaaaaaatgagtgaACCTTTTCGTTCAAATGGTTCTCTAAGTTGAAACTTTTAAACCAATTCAAACCAACAAAAACAAACCCGGTTCACACATGACAGAGGGACATCACATTTTCCGCCGAACAAAGCCCGGTTTACTAATTTTAAATTACAAACAAattgcaaaaatatattatttccagatattaattaattaatataaataaaaaattcatatccAACGGTTGACATTGAATTTCCAAAACGACCCCACCCACAACGCAATCATCGGGCACAGTTCCCTCAAAAACCACCCTTTCCCTTTCGTGGTTTCCGTCAATCCTCATCACACTCTCCTTTTTCTATTTCTCTCACAACCTCTTTcgctttctctctctaaaaatccctaaaaccagatctcactttctctctctacgATTCAACAATGGCGGCCGCTCCCACTCCTCGGGAAGAGAACGTTTACATGGCTAAGCTAGCCGAACAAGCCGAACGCTACGAAGAAATGGTTGAATTCATGGAGAAAGTTTCCGCCAACGCCGATAACGAAGAACTCACGGTGGAGGAAAGGAACCTTCTCTCGGTGGCTTATAAGAATGTTATCGGAGCTCGCCGTGCCTCATGGCGTATCATTTCATCGATCGAGCAGAAAGAAGAGAGCCGCGGTAACGAGGATCACGTCACCGTCATCCGTGACTACCGATCTAAGATCGAATCTGAGCTCTCTAACATCTGTGACGGTATCCTCAAGCTTCTTGATTCTCGTCTCATTCCTTCTGCTTCCTCTGGCGATTCCAAGGTTTTCTACCTCAAGATGAAGGGAGATTATCACAGGTACCTCGCTGAGTTCAAGACCGGAGCTGAACGTAAGGATGCTGCAGAGGCTACTCTC
This portion of the Trifolium pratense cultivar HEN17-A07 linkage group LG3, ARS_RC_1.1, whole genome shotgun sequence genome encodes:
- the LOC123918035 gene encoding 14-3-3-like protein isoform X2, with translation MAAAPTPREENVYMAKLAEQAERYEEMVEFMEKVSANADNEELTVEERNLLSVAYKNVIGARRASWRIISSIEQKEESRGNEDHVTVIRDYRSKIESELSNICDGILKLLDSRLIPSASSGDSKVFYLKMKGDYHRYLAEFKTGAERKDAAEATLAAYKSAQDIANAELPPTHPIRLGLALNFSVFYYEILNSPDRACNLAKQAFDEAIAELDTLGEESYKDSTLIMQLLRDNLTLWTSDMQDDGADEIKEAAPKPDEQQ
- the LOC123918035 gene encoding 14-3-3-like protein isoform X1, whose protein sequence is MAAAPTPREENVYMAKLAEQAERYEEMVEFMEKVSANADNEELTVEERNLLSVAYKNVIGARRASWRIISSIEQKEESRGNEDHVTVIRDYRSKIESELSNICDGILKLLDSRLIPSASSGDSKVFYLKMKGDYHRYLAEFKTGAERKDAAEATLAAYKSAQDIANAELPPTHPIRLGLALNFSVFYYEILNSPDRACNLAKQAFDEAIAELDTLGEESYKDSTLIMQLLRDNLTLWTSDMQVWILVDHNSCSMCIFIFFI